In Sphingobacteriaceae bacterium, the genomic stretch GCGGTTCATGCTCCCGCACGTCCAGGGCGGCGCCGGCCAGGCGGCCCGAAGTTAGGGCGGCCAGCAGGGCGGCTTCGTCCACCACACCCCCGCGGGAAGTGTTGACCAGCAAGGCTCCCGTCCGCACGGGGGCCAGGCGCCGGGCGTTGACGTAATGCAGGGTATCCGGCCGCAAGGGCAAGTGGATGGAGATGATGTGGGCCGTGGCCCACAACTGCTCTTCTGCCACCCAGTCGACGCCGGCGGTGATGAGGTCGGGGTGCCCGGCGTGCTTACGGGGGTGGTGGGTGATGCAGTGCATTCCCAGGCACCGGGCGGCTTCCGCCACCAGGCGGCCTACGGTGCCGAAGCCCACAATGCCCCAAGTCTTGCCCCGCAGTTCGGTGCCCAGGAGGGCGCCCCGGTCCCACCGGCTGCTCCGGGCCATGGCATCGGCAGCCCGTAATCTCTTGGCCAAGGCCAGAGCCAGAGCCACGGTATGCTCGGCCACCGAAGCCGCATTCCCCCAAGGGCTGTACACTACTTGAACTCCCCGGTGCCGGCAGGCAG encodes the following:
- a CDS encoding hydroxyacid dehydrogenase; amino-acid sequence: MAETGFHIVVSEFVPPGTLEHLTPLGTVVYEPGLAQDREALEEAVARAHGLVVRNRTLVDAALLARAPHLRVVGRLGAGLDNMDVPACRHRGVQVVYSPWGNAASVAEHTVALALALAKRLRAADAMARSSRWDRGALLGTELRGKTWGIVGFGTVGRLVAEAARCLGMHCITHHPRKHAGHPDLITAGVDWVAEEQLWATAHIISIHLPLRPDTLHYVNARRLAPVRTGALLVNTSRGGVVDEAALLAALTSGRLAGAALDVREHEPPPQPDPLAALDQVILTPHTAGLTEEAQERVGRQVAEDVGRVLRGLPPLHPAPR